The Neurospora crassa OR74A linkage group IV, whole genome shotgun sequence genome has a segment encoding these proteins:
- a CDS encoding short chain oxidoreductase, variant, translated as MASFLITGASRGLGLAFVKELASRKSSEVSNIFAGARSNVPALQELSKTDPRVQFVKLDVTNPESIKEAAAQVEKKLEGKGLDVLINNAAVCHYDMQKMTNPTVEKDIMREMTGLEEEFQVNVLGVQYTTREFLPLVEKSELKKVVNITSTSAQSPPLPTRLLLGRLARPTRSQRRL; from the exons ATGGCCTCCTTCCTCATTACCGGCGCTTCAAGAGGTCTTGGACTTGCCTTCGTCAAGGAACTCGCCTCTCGCAAGTCCTCCGAAGTCAGCAACATCTTTGCTGGCGCTCGCAGCAACGTCCCTGCCCTGCAGGAGCTTTCCAAGACCGACCCCCGTGTCCAATTTGTCAAGCTCGATGTTACCAACCCGGAATCCATCAAGGAAGCGGCTGCCCAGGtcgagaagaagctggagggCAAGGGACTCGATGTTTTGATCAACAACGCAGCCGTCTGCCACTATGACATGCAGAAGATGACCAACCCGACGGTGGAGAAGGATATCATGAGGGAAAT GACCGGCCTGGAGGAAGAATTCCAAGTCAACGTCTTGGGCGTCCAGTACACCACTCGGGAGTTCCTTCCTCTGGTGGAGAAGTCTGAGCTGAAGAAGGTTGTCAACAT TACCAGCACTTCGGCTCAATCTCCTCCGCTTCCGACCCGGCTATTGCTTGGTCGCCTTGCCCGGCCTACAAGATCACAAAGGCGGCTTTGA
- a CDS encoding high affinity sulfate transporter 1: MPSRPSSLRSIPGPLNSNPPNAQAPTGPTHDHAPAHPSGLRQSYTVSSSYSSTSDFERDGDEDSGAGPSNDNPVRSVTPNERTGLLSQERGHGTFTDARTVSPSNASHADSLPGFPFDAPTDTDLDFSPYNSESPNGEGPASGKPKHKRKSWKRQISSHITTQKMHTSRDLARRHGVKDTPGMYLSYYLPVLVWAREYSWSYFKGDFIAALTVAGMYVPMALSLADNLAHVPAINGLYSFVWNPLIYALLGSCPALIVGPEAAGSLLVGAAVKSSVDLGRGGDEDRVLHAKICGIVAGMAGAMVFAAGVARLGFLDSVLSRPFLRGFISAIGVVIAVDQLIPELGLNHLVAKHPGIGHGSSVEKLRFILGNLDKVHKLTAVVAGTSFVVIMVCREIKRRMQPRYPGVAYVPDRFLVVVLTSFLAYWFQWDKKGVAVLGTVEAASHQTFKFRWPFQPSNMQLIRDTMGTSFLIALLGFFESSVAAKSLSSSEPFAGIQLSANRELVALGVANFVGGCFMSLPAFGGYGRSKVNKATGGKTPMSSILLSLLTLFTILFLLPYLYYLPKPVLSALISVVAWSLIEECPHDITFFLRLRAWPELALMAIILLSTIFFSLTLGMAIGVGLSLLQVIRNATRPRIQILGRIPGTNRFENAEFFTDSPDRLEFIEGCLIVKIPEPLTFANTGELKSRLRRLERYGTNEAHPALPRLRQEDSNKNIIFDVHGVTSMDGSGTQVLEEIVRGYRERGVRVFFSRVPGGKDSEVWKMMKRSGIVDLVGGEGHFVSDVGEALKMTEVEQEE, translated from the exons ATGCCCTCCCGACCTTCCTCGTTGCGCTCTATCCCCGGGCCGTTGAACTCGAACCCGCCTAATGCGCAGGCACCAACGGGGCCGACCCACGACCACGCCCCAGCCCATCCCAGCGGTCTCCGACAGAGCTACACTGTCTCGTCATCATACAGCTCGACCTCGGACTTTGAGCGCGACGGCGATGAGGATAGCGGCGCTGGGCCCAGTAATGACAATCCTGTCCGCTCAGTTACTCCGAACGAGAGAACTGGCCTCCTCTCCCAAGAGCGCGGCCACGGCACCTTTACCGATGCCCGAACCGTGAGCCCCAGCAACGCTAGTCACGCCGACTCGCTTCCCGGCTTCCCGTTTGACGCACCCACCGACACCGATCTCGATTTCTCTCCCTATAACTCCGAGTCGCCCAACGGCGAAGGGCCAGCATCAGGAAAACCCAAACACAAGCGAAAGAGCTGGAAGCGCCAGATCTCCTCTCACATCACCACACAGAAAATGCACACCTCGAGAGATCTTGCCCGTCGTCATGGTGTTAAGGACACCCCCGGCATGTACCTCTCTTACTACCTCCCCGTCCTAGTCTGGGCTCGTGAATACAGTTGGTCCTACTTCAAAGGCGACTTCATTGCCGCCCTGACAGTCGCAGGGATGTATGTCCCCATGGCCCTCTCCCTGGCCGATAACCTTGCACACGTCCCTGCTATCAACGGCCTATACTCCTTCGTCTGGAATCCGCTCATATACGCGCTATTGGGGTCATGTCCCGCTCTAATCGTTGGCCCCGAAGCAGCTGGCAGTCTCTTGGTGGGCGCGGCGGTGAAATCTAGTGTCGAcctgggaagaggaggcgaCGAAGACAGGGTGCTTCATGCCAAGATATGTGGAATCGTTGCCGGTATGGCCGGCGCGATGGTCTTTGCTGCTGGCGTGGCGAGATTGGGCTTCTTGGATAGTGTCTTGTCGAGGCCGTTCTTGAGAGGGTTTATCTCTGCAATTGGTGTAGTCATCGCAGTTGATCAGCTCATCCCGGAGCTGGGCTTGAACCATCTTGTCGCGAAGCACCCCGGCATCGGACACGGGAGCTCGGTGGAGAAGCTGCGATTCATTCTTGGAAACTTGGATAAGGTACATAAGCTGACAGCGGTGGTGGCCGGTACGAGCTTTGTGGTGATCATGGTTTGCAGGGAGATCAAGAGGCGGATGCAGCCAAGGTACCCGGGAGTTGCATACGTGCCGGATCGCTTCTTGGTCGTGGTTCTGACATCGTTCTTGGCATATTGGTTCCAGTGGGATAAAAAGGGCGTTGCGGTGTTGGGGACAGTGGAGGCGGCGAGTCATCAGACCTTCAAGTTCAGATGGCCGTTCCAGCCTAGCAATATGCAACTCATAAGGGACACGATGGGCACGTCGTTTCTGATTGCTCTCCTCGGGTTCTTTGAGAGTTCGGTCGCGGCCAAGAGTCTCTCAAGCAGCGAGCCGTTTGCTGGGATTCAGCTGAGCGCAAACAGGGAACTGGTGGCTCTGGGCGTGGCAAACTTTGTTGGCGGATGCTTTATGAGCTTACCTGCCTTTGGAGGGTATGGGAGGAGCAAGGTCAACAAGGCTACTGGTGGAAAGACGCCTATGAGCTCgatcctcctcagcctcttGACCTTGTTCACCATCTTGTTCCTCCTTCCCTATCTTTACTATCTTCCg AAACCCGTCCTCTCGGCCCTCATCAGCGTCGTAGCCTGGTCTCTGATCGAAGAATGCCCGCACGATATCACCTTTTTCCTGCGCCTGCGCGCCTGGCCCGAGCTCGCCCTCATGGCCATCATCCTTCTCTCCAccattttcttctctttgacTCTCGGCATGGCCATCGGCGTCGGTCTCTCTTTGCTGCAGGTCATTCGCAACGCCACCCGCCCGCGGATCCAGATCCTGGGGCGCATTCCCGGCACCAACCGGTTCGAGAACGCAGAGTTCTTCACTGACTCCCCCGACCGCTTGGAATTCATTGAGGGATGTCTGATTGTGAAAATACCCGAGCCCTTGACGTTTGCCAACACCGGCGAACTCAAGTCAAGGCTGAGAAGACTAGAGCGCTACGGAACAAACGAGGCCCATCCCGCCCTGCCCAGATTGAGGCAGGAAGACAGTAACAAAAACATCATTTTTGATGTCCATGGAGTGACAAGCATGGATGGGAGCGGGACGCAGGTGCTGGAGGAGATTGTCAGGGGTTATAGAGAAAGGGGCGTGAGGGTCTTCTTTAGTCGAGTCCCCGGAGGCAAGGACAGTGAGGTgtggaagatgatgaagaggagcggGATTGTGGACTTGGTCGGAGGTGAAGGACACTTTGTAAGCGATGTGGGAGAAGCGTTGAAGATGACGGAGGTAGAACAGGAGGAGTGA